In one Pseudomonadales bacterium genomic region, the following are encoded:
- a CDS encoding mechanosensitive ion channel family protein has translation MQEQLALVDQVYQLVVNFLVTYSFQLLGAVLVLIGGFMVGGWVSRLLLGVLERREVDVTLRQFIASTVRLVVVGIFLIVALSQLGVSITPLIAAIGGLAVGASFALQGPVSNYGAGLVIILTRMYQVGDTITVQGCSGMVEDISLATTVLRTEDGERIVIPNKQIAGEIHTNSNQYRIVEGLVGIAYRDDPVQAIDVIRRAVLSVEGVATEPPPQVGIGAFGASSIDIDYRFWVPTERYFGVKHRVNLAVFQAIGANGLSIPFPQREVQLLGNGGG, from the coding sequence ATGCAGGAGCAACTGGCGCTGGTGGATCAAGTGTATCAGCTGGTGGTGAATTTCCTCGTCACCTACTCGTTTCAGCTGCTGGGAGCAGTGCTGGTACTGATCGGTGGCTTCATGGTCGGAGGCTGGGTGTCCCGTCTGCTGCTTGGGGTGCTGGAACGCCGCGAAGTCGATGTCACCCTGCGCCAGTTCATCGCCAGTACGGTGCGGCTGGTGGTGGTCGGCATCTTCCTGATCGTGGCGCTCAGTCAGCTCGGGGTCAGTATCACCCCGCTCATTGCCGCCATCGGCGGTCTGGCGGTGGGGGCCAGCTTCGCCCTGCAGGGGCCGGTGTCCAACTACGGGGCCGGGCTGGTGATCATTCTTACCCGGATGTATCAGGTGGGAGACACGATCACGGTGCAGGGGTGTTCCGGCATGGTGGAAGACATCAGTCTGGCCACGACGGTACTGCGCACCGAGGACGGTGAGCGCATTGTGATCCCGAACAAACAGATCGCGGGTGAAATCCACACCAACTCCAATCAGTACCGGATCGTCGAAGGGCTGGTGGGAATCGCCTACCGGGACGATCCGGTACAGGCGATCGACGTCATTCGCAGGGCTGTGCTGTCGGTGGAAGGGGTTGCCACTGAGCCACCGCCACAGGTCGGCATCGGTGCCTTCGGTGCTTCTTCCATTGATATCGATTACCGCTTCTGGGTGCCGACCGAGCGCTACTTCGGGGTCAAACACCGGGTGAATCTCGCGGTGTTCCAGGCCATCGGCGCGAACGGGCTGTCCATTCCCTTTCCCCAGCGGGAGGTGCAGCTACTGGGAAACGGCGGCGGCTAG
- a CDS encoding DNA polymerase II, producing MSGTIPFMRATGFILQASYRIHNGVPVVHLYGRLTGGETFLVRDRRQRPHFYVPARAMEAARQVGAVRVAESTERTFAGTPVARVEVAIPQDAPAVRDRLHQQQIPTYEADVRFAVRYLIDRNIRGGCVIEGDAQPGDGVNWVFDEPDIGPADAEFAPRVLSFDIETDWAAERLLAIALHGRHPQSGEVLLEEVLVVDPSGRNMPPLARGFPDECSTIDAFCARVAQFDPDVLTGWNVIDFDLSVLQRIAVRVRTTLALGRGPGQIRLRAAQGYFGSGSADIPGRVVLDGMDLVRGAFLRFDEYGLDAVARVVLGEGKALEGDVHDRAAEILHRYEQDLEGFVRYAHTDARLVVEILERLNLVPLAIARSRLTGMTPDRVSASIASFDFLYLAALRQRHVVAPSVQSDDSRVHEAQAGGEVFEPVTGVHDLVWVFDFKSLYPSLIRTFNIDPLGYVPAERAERQHIRLVNGAAFERAPGILPGILDELFPRREAAKRSGDAVASQAIKILMNSFYGVLGTPACRFHNPDIANAITGQGRHFLNWSREWFEARGYRVLYGDTDSVFVGSGAEEATAAEALGRSLTAQFNADVARYIESRWSVSSRLELEFEKLYTKLFLPSVRHGAGGARKRYVGLKSGDAADALEFVGMEVVRRDWTELAKIVQRELYARLFRDQPVADYLAKVVKQLRAGDLDNQLVYRKGLRKPLETYTANTPPHVTAARRLVESGQAVPRIIAYLMTVSGPEPVDMLRSEPDREHYLERQIRPVAEPVLATLDLDFAQVIGDDRQMGLF from the coding sequence ATGAGCGGCACAATCCCGTTCATGAGAGCAACCGGTTTCATCCTGCAGGCCAGCTACCGTATCCACAACGGCGTGCCGGTAGTGCATCTCTACGGGCGTCTCACCGGTGGGGAGACCTTTCTGGTGCGCGATCGCCGGCAGCGGCCACATTTCTATGTGCCCGCACGCGCGATGGAAGCCGCCCGCCAGGTGGGTGCCGTGCGGGTGGCAGAATCCACGGAGCGGACGTTTGCGGGCACCCCGGTTGCCCGGGTCGAAGTGGCGATACCCCAGGATGCACCCGCGGTTCGCGATCGCCTGCATCAGCAGCAGATCCCGACCTACGAGGCGGACGTGCGCTTCGCCGTGCGTTATCTCATCGACCGCAACATCCGGGGCGGCTGCGTGATCGAAGGTGATGCGCAACCGGGCGACGGTGTGAACTGGGTCTTCGATGAGCCGGATATCGGTCCCGCGGATGCCGAGTTCGCGCCCCGGGTGCTGTCCTTCGACATTGAGACTGACTGGGCGGCTGAGCGTCTGCTGGCGATCGCGTTGCACGGCCGGCATCCTCAGAGCGGGGAAGTGCTGCTCGAAGAGGTGCTGGTCGTGGATCCGTCCGGGCGCAACATGCCGCCACTGGCACGCGGCTTTCCGGACGAGTGCAGCACGATCGACGCCTTCTGTGCCCGGGTGGCACAGTTCGATCCGGATGTGCTGACGGGCTGGAATGTCATCGATTTCGATCTGAGTGTGCTGCAGCGTATCGCTGTGCGGGTGCGCACGACCCTCGCCCTGGGCAGGGGGCCGGGGCAGATCCGGCTGCGCGCAGCGCAAGGCTACTTCGGCAGCGGCAGTGCGGATATTCCCGGGCGGGTGGTGCTCGATGGCATGGACCTGGTGCGCGGCGCCTTCCTGCGCTTCGATGAATACGGTCTGGATGCGGTGGCGCGTGTCGTCCTCGGTGAAGGCAAAGCGCTGGAAGGCGACGTGCACGATCGGGCCGCGGAGATCCTGCACCGTTACGAACAGGATCTCGAAGGCTTCGTGCGCTACGCGCATACGGATGCACGGCTGGTCGTGGAAATCCTCGAGCGGTTGAATCTGGTGCCGCTGGCCATCGCCCGCAGCCGTCTTACCGGGATGACGCCGGATCGGGTGTCCGCCAGCATCGCCTCCTTCGACTTTCTTTATCTGGCCGCGCTGCGCCAGCGCCATGTGGTTGCACCCAGTGTGCAGTCGGATGACTCGCGCGTGCACGAAGCACAGGCGGGTGGCGAAGTATTCGAACCGGTGACCGGCGTGCACGACCTGGTCTGGGTATTCGACTTCAAGAGCCTGTACCCGAGCCTGATCCGAACCTTCAACATCGATCCACTCGGCTACGTGCCCGCAGAGCGCGCGGAGCGCCAGCACATCCGCCTGGTCAACGGTGCGGCGTTCGAACGGGCGCCGGGCATCCTGCCCGGTATTCTCGATGAGCTGTTTCCGCGCAGGGAGGCCGCCAAGCGGAGCGGTGACGCCGTGGCGTCCCAGGCCATCAAGATACTGATGAATTCCTTCTACGGCGTGCTCGGCACGCCGGCCTGCCGGTTCCACAATCCCGATATCGCCAATGCCATCACCGGCCAGGGACGGCACTTTCTGAACTGGAGTCGTGAGTGGTTCGAAGCGCGCGGCTACCGGGTGCTCTACGGCGATACGGACAGCGTGTTCGTCGGCTCCGGGGCGGAAGAAGCTACAGCGGCAGAGGCACTCGGGCGGTCGCTCACCGCGCAGTTCAATGCCGACGTGGCACGCTACATCGAATCACGCTGGTCGGTCAGCAGCCGCCTGGAACTGGAATTCGAGAAGCTCTACACCAAGCTCTTCCTGCCTTCGGTGCGGCACGGTGCCGGTGGTGCGCGCAAGCGCTATGTGGGACTTAAATCAGGCGATGCGGCGGACGCGCTTGAATTTGTGGGCATGGAAGTGGTGCGGCGGGACTGGACCGAGCTTGCCAAGATCGTGCAGCGGGAACTCTATGCCCGACTCTTCCGGGACCAGCCGGTAGCCGATTATCTGGCGAAGGTGGTGAAGCAGCTGCGCGCCGGTGATCTGGACAATCAGCTCGTCTACCGCAAAGGCCTGCGCAAACCGCTGGAGACGTACACGGCTAACACACCACCCCACGTTACCGCAGCGCGGCGGCTGGTGGAGTCCGGGCAGGCAGTGCCGCGGATCATCGCCTATCTGATGACGGTGTCGGGTCCTGAACCGGTGGACATGCTGCGCAGCGAGCCGGATCGGGAACATTACCTGGAACGACAGATCCGCCCGGTGGCCGAACCTGTGCTGGCGACCCTCGATCTCGATTTTGCTCAGGTAATCGGCGACGACCGGCAGATGGGTCTGTTCTAG
- a CDS encoding deoxyribodipyrimidine photo-lyase — translation MSSIETRPVEPAGRADVTAVVWYRNDLRTVDNPALWDACEQHPDGVTAVFLVAERQWRKHDVGDVRLAYLRETLAQLEIELKRLKIPLRIEAAPTFADAPGVMVRVLRETGARALYSNAEYPYNEMRRDAAVARACADSGVRFEQRHGGLILPPGSVLTAAGSPYTVFTPFKRRWLETLTPDDYTPLPAPRTTPQRKTNTQPPAGTARAAALATLPVLPADPDWPAGEVAARQRLTEFLDTRITGYASNRDFPHQHATSRLSAHLAIGSLSARSALAAARERNGGRLNAKPGPFPGIDTWISELIWREFYRHVVALFPHVSRGQAFHREFDRLQWRQDPGTLDAWKAGATGYPLVDAAMRQLAQTGFMHNRLRMVSAMFLSKHLLIDWREGERHFMQHLRDGDFASNNGGWQWSASTGTDAAPYFRIFNPGSQMKKFDPDGSFVRRFVPESLAPADGLFADSDAASAAANAGPYPAPIVDHRFARQRALDFFKSKP, via the coding sequence GTGTCCAGTATCGAGACCCGACCCGTCGAACCAGCCGGCCGAGCGGACGTGACCGCCGTTGTCTGGTACCGCAACGACCTGCGTACAGTGGACAATCCCGCATTGTGGGACGCCTGCGAGCAACACCCGGACGGTGTTACCGCCGTTTTTCTGGTCGCCGAGCGCCAGTGGCGCAAACACGATGTCGGCGATGTACGGCTCGCCTACCTGCGCGAAACCCTGGCGCAACTCGAAATCGAGCTTAAGCGCCTGAAGATTCCCCTGCGCATCGAAGCAGCACCCACCTTCGCAGACGCCCCCGGGGTCATGGTGCGCGTATTGCGGGAGACCGGTGCCCGGGCGCTCTACAGCAACGCCGAGTATCCATACAACGAAATGCGGCGTGACGCTGCCGTGGCGCGCGCCTGCGCAGACAGCGGCGTGCGCTTCGAGCAGCGTCACGGCGGACTGATCCTGCCGCCGGGCTCTGTGCTGACCGCCGCCGGATCACCCTACACCGTGTTCACACCCTTCAAGCGGCGCTGGCTCGAGACTCTGACACCGGACGACTACACGCCGCTGCCCGCACCGCGCACCACACCGCAGCGCAAGACCAACACCCAGCCACCTGCAGGCACTGCGCGTGCCGCCGCGCTGGCAACCCTGCCCGTGCTCCCGGCGGACCCGGACTGGCCGGCAGGGGAGGTCGCCGCCCGGCAAAGGCTCACCGAGTTCCTCGACACCCGGATCACCGGCTACGCGTCGAACCGGGATTTTCCCCATCAGCACGCGACTTCCCGTCTGTCCGCCCACCTGGCCATCGGCAGTCTGTCCGCGCGCAGCGCGCTCGCGGCTGCAAGGGAGCGCAACGGCGGGCGCCTGAATGCAAAACCCGGTCCCTTTCCCGGCATCGATACCTGGATCAGCGAGCTGATCTGGCGCGAATTCTATCGCCACGTGGTTGCCCTGTTTCCCCATGTGAGCAGGGGCCAGGCATTTCACCGGGAGTTCGATCGACTGCAGTGGCGTCAGGACCCGGGCACCCTGGATGCCTGGAAAGCGGGCGCGACCGGCTATCCGCTGGTCGACGCGGCCATGCGTCAGCTTGCGCAAACCGGCTTCATGCACAATCGGCTGCGAATGGTCAGCGCCATGTTCCTTTCCAAACATCTGCTCATCGACTGGCGCGAGGGAGAACGCCATTTCATGCAGCATCTGCGCGATGGCGACTTTGCCTCGAACAACGGCGGCTGGCAGTGGAGCGCATCCACCGGAACAGACGCGGCCCCTTACTTCCGCATTTTCAATCCGGGCAGTCAGATGAAGAAGTTCGATCCGGACGGCAGCTTCGTACGCCGCTTCGTGCCCGAGTCCCTGGCACCGGCGGACGGATTGTTCGCCGATTCCGACGCGGCATCTGCCGCGGCGAATGCCGGGCCCTATCCGGCACCCATCGTCGACCACCGTTTTGCACGACAGCGCGCGCTGGACTTCTTCAAATCGAAGCCCTGA
- a CDS encoding VOC family protein yields the protein MVNLKSVSPQLLVADLNAAIAHYEQCLGFSRKIDYGGFYGSVERDGVEIHLKGADKLPGARAHVLDNDHVDAFIEVEDVKGLYTELQARGASILRAVTRQPWGAEDFYVLDLDGYVLCFSERDSGD from the coding sequence ATGGTCAATCTGAAATCTGTCTCTCCGCAGCTGCTGGTTGCCGATCTGAATGCCGCCATCGCGCACTACGAGCAGTGTCTGGGCTTCAGCAGAAAGATCGACTACGGCGGCTTCTACGGAAGCGTCGAGCGCGATGGGGTGGAGATTCATCTCAAAGGCGCGGACAAACTGCCAGGCGCCAGAGCGCACGTACTGGACAACGACCATGTGGACGCCTTCATCGAAGTCGAGGATGTGAAGGGGCTGTATACGGAGCTGCAGGCTCGCGGCGCTTCCATACTTCGGGCCGTGACGCGGCAGCCCTGGGGCGCGGAGGACTTCTACGTACTCGATCTCGACGGGTACGTGCTGTGCTTTTCCGAGAGGGATTCGGGTGACTGA
- a CDS encoding GIY-YIG nuclease family protein — MTEQSKADRKALIDEYRRTPKDMGVYCVRNTRNGRCLVAASRDIRARFNRHRMDLKTNSDRNEALQSDWNEWGADAFEFEILDLLEPLKDPGYDPGEDLDVLEALWVEKLSPFGDRGYNKVPKQT, encoded by the coding sequence GTGACCGAACAATCCAAAGCAGACAGAAAGGCGCTGATCGACGAATACCGGCGTACGCCGAAAGACATGGGCGTGTACTGCGTACGCAATACCCGTAATGGCCGATGTCTGGTTGCCGCGAGCCGGGACATCCGCGCGCGCTTCAACCGCCACCGCATGGATCTGAAAACCAACAGTGACCGCAATGAGGCACTGCAGTCCGACTGGAATGAATGGGGAGCGGACGCCTTCGAGTTCGAGATTCTGGATCTGCTGGAGCCGCTGAAAGATCCTGGCTACGACCCTGGGGAAGATCTGGACGTACTCGAAGCCCTCTGGGTGGAGAAACTGTCCCCTTTCGGTGACAGGGGCTACAACAAAGTGCCGAAGCAGACTTGA
- a CDS encoding GNAT family N-acetyltransferase — protein MFLVRMAKRADLGAFDPIDAVADQMFPAGRLPDVAADVPDSAYLPSLEQGWLRVAEVSGSVVGYLWGIAHEDVLHLQQLSVHPDQGRRGIGRGLLEDVIHAAAAGSMRAVTLTTFADIPWNAPFYRSAGFEDITGELTYPHVDAALRHERALGMTRRIGMVRHLDAETLMHAHVAAMYEHNARDRMLCINDWLKRPAPLFWMGRTANSWSWRLRSDLPIDQSAALEAALRSWRWTDSASAVETANQRAEMVRLLADLGVAGETVSGPTFVCRKNFTHPLSGRYQTRAVTAAQQGLLRDGLEAWVPDVAHQQPFVVSLDDDQAVSVCASVRITQTAHAAGVETLPAFRRRGHGVNAVAAWAARVQAAGALALYSTTWDNAASRAVATRLQMVEFGWEMRIG, from the coding sequence ATGTTCCTTGTACGCATGGCGAAGCGGGCTGACCTGGGCGCCTTCGATCCGATCGACGCAGTGGCGGATCAGATGTTTCCGGCGGGGCGACTGCCGGATGTCGCAGCTGATGTGCCGGACAGCGCCTATCTGCCATCCCTCGAACAGGGATGGCTGCGGGTGGCTGAGGTGAGCGGATCGGTGGTCGGCTATCTCTGGGGTATCGCACACGAGGATGTGCTGCATCTGCAGCAGCTTTCGGTACACCCGGATCAGGGTCGCCGGGGCATCGGTCGCGGGCTGCTGGAGGATGTGATCCATGCCGCTGCCGCGGGCAGCATGCGTGCTGTCACACTGACGACGTTTGCGGACATCCCCTGGAACGCACCCTTCTATCGAAGCGCAGGGTTTGAAGACATCACGGGGGAGTTGACCTATCCCCACGTGGATGCCGCGCTGCGCCATGAGCGGGCGCTCGGTATGACCCGGCGCATTGGTATGGTCCGGCATCTTGACGCGGAGACGCTCATGCACGCCCACGTCGCGGCGATGTACGAACACAACGCCAGAGACCGCATGCTGTGCATCAACGACTGGCTGAAACGGCCTGCTCCCCTGTTCTGGATGGGGCGTACGGCGAATTCCTGGAGCTGGCGTTTGCGCAGCGACCTGCCGATTGATCAGAGTGCGGCGCTCGAAGCCGCCCTGCGGAGCTGGCGCTGGACGGATTCCGCTTCCGCTGTGGAAACGGCAAACCAGCGGGCTGAGATGGTCCGGCTGCTCGCGGATCTGGGCGTTGCCGGTGAGACAGTTTCGGGACCGACTTTTGTGTGCAGGAAAAACTTCACGCATCCGCTATCGGGTCGCTATCAGACCAGAGCGGTCACCGCAGCGCAGCAGGGACTGTTGCGCGATGGTCTGGAAGCCTGGGTCCCGGACGTTGCTCATCAGCAGCCCTTTGTCGTCAGTCTTGACGACGACCAGGCGGTCTCGGTCTGTGCCAGTGTGCGGATAACGCAGACGGCCCACGCCGCCGGGGTGGAGACCCTGCCCGCTTTCCGCCGCCGCGGTCACGGCGTCAATGCGGTGGCGGCCTGGGCGGCAAGGGTGCAGGCTGCAGGTGCCCTGGCGCTGTACAGCACAACCTGGGACAACGCGGCTTCCCGGGCGGTCGCCACGCGGCTGCAGATGGTCGAGTTCGGCTGGGAGATGCGCATTGGGTGA
- a CDS encoding HAD-IA family hydrolase has protein sequence MSGITTLLLDADGVIQKPAPGWRENLGALCGDEVRREEFLAAVFAAERPCLTGDQDFATALEAVLDRWGSRTSLEEALAVWTQIEVSEEMLALVDRLRRNGWRVALATNQQTHRAAHMSWALGYASRFDAQCYSCGLGAAKPDVSYFAKALAILDCPPEAALFIDDSPANVHSARSAGLSAEVFSLDQGHTALRDILHSYGVQLR, from the coding sequence ATGAGCGGTATCACTACGCTGCTGCTGGATGCAGACGGTGTGATTCAGAAACCAGCCCCGGGCTGGCGGGAAAATCTCGGCGCGCTGTGCGGTGATGAAGTGCGACGGGAGGAATTCCTCGCGGCCGTTTTCGCAGCCGAGCGACCCTGTCTCACAGGTGATCAGGACTTCGCAACGGCCCTCGAAGCGGTGCTCGATCGCTGGGGGAGTCGAACTTCCCTGGAAGAAGCCCTGGCAGTCTGGACCCAGATCGAAGTCAGCGAGGAGATGCTGGCGCTGGTGGACAGGCTGCGCCGGAACGGCTGGCGGGTTGCGCTGGCGACTAACCAGCAGACCCACCGGGCGGCGCACATGTCCTGGGCGCTGGGCTACGCCAGCCGTTTCGACGCGCAGTGCTATTCCTGCGGCCTGGGTGCTGCGAAACCCGACGTGAGTTACTTCGCAAAGGCGCTCGCCATACTCGACTGTCCGCCGGAAGCCGCCCTGTTTATCGATGACAGCCCCGCGAATGTTCACAGTGCCCGGTCAGCGGGTCTGTCTGCGGAGGTATTTTCCCTCGATCAGGGTCACACGGCCCTGCGGGACATTCTGCACAGCTACGGCGTTCAGTTGCGCTGA
- a CDS encoding VOC family protein: MARLAEIVFDSLQPARRARFWAQALEGYRVRAYDVAEIHRLAALGHTPETDPTVAVDEPGPTLFFQLTDRRKTTRNRLHLDLRAEHRREEVDRLCALGASVRDVHETYSVLLDPEGNEFCVQDA; this comes from the coding sequence ATGGCGAGACTTGCTGAAATCGTATTCGACAGTCTGCAGCCAGCCCGACGCGCCCGATTCTGGGCACAGGCGCTGGAAGGCTATAGGGTGCGCGCTTACGATGTTGCGGAAATCCACAGGCTGGCCGCCCTTGGCCATACCCCGGAAACTGATCCAACGGTTGCCGTGGACGAACCAGGACCGACGCTCTTTTTTCAGCTGACCGATCGCAGGAAGACGACGAGAAACCGACTGCATCTCGATCTTCGCGCAGAGCATCGCAGGGAAGAAGTTGATCGACTGTGTGCACTGGGCGCTTCGGTGCGGGACGTTCATGAAACTTACAGCGTGCTGCTGGATCCGGAAGGCAACGAATTCTGTGTGCAGGATGCCTGA
- a CDS encoding cysteine hydrolase family protein translates to MSDNSSRALCATDALLVIDVQVGLISGAFQEPLVLERINQAIGKVRAHGGRVIFIQHNHASFEPMRAGEPGWVLHPGLERSPEDAVVQKTASDAFFDTGLDDTLRTFGIERVLVSGLMTEYCVDATCRAALSRNYAVTLLSDAHTTGDAHLKAAQIIDHHNRVLANLAHPRRTIEVRTVAAV, encoded by the coding sequence ATGAGCGATAATTCATCCCGCGCACTCTGTGCAACCGATGCCCTGCTGGTGATCGATGTGCAGGTCGGGCTGATTTCGGGTGCGTTCCAGGAACCCCTGGTGTTGGAACGGATCAATCAGGCAATCGGCAAGGTCCGCGCTCACGGCGGACGGGTGATCTTTATCCAGCACAATCATGCTTCCTTCGAGCCTATGCGGGCGGGGGAGCCAGGCTGGGTTCTGCATCCAGGACTCGAACGATCGCCGGAAGATGCGGTCGTGCAGAAGACTGCCTCCGATGCTTTTTTCGATACCGGTCTGGATGACACCCTGCGTACGTTTGGTATTGAGCGTGTGCTGGTGAGCGGGCTGATGACTGAGTATTGTGTGGACGCGACCTGCCGGGCTGCACTGAGCAGAAACTATGCGGTGACATTGCTCAGCGACGCCCACACCACGGGCGATGCGCACCTGAAAGCCGCCCAGATCATCGATCATCACAATCGGGTGCTGGCGAATCTGGCACACCCGAGACGGACCATCGAAGTCCGTACTGTGGCAGCAGTCTAG
- a CDS encoding AAA family ATPase translates to MQIETLTDRADLIIRRMTLEADESMFWHRDHCHRFTVVVRGSMLGIRFQDSGEQISVPVHPGLADWDAPESRVHQARNLGDEVYEEVVTFYRDVARQDPQPSVQSRVMIFGNSGSGKSTLARTLAATHDLAHLDLDTLAWLPGDTPTRAPREHSQARIAEFLNQQPRWVIEGCYTDLLELVTTETDRMIFLDLPETECVRNARNRPWEPHKYPNKAAQDANLGMLVDWIGQYRDRSDTFSWEAHKQLFDAFTGSKARYRNPPDER, encoded by the coding sequence ATGCAGATTGAGACCCTCACCGACAGAGCCGACCTGATCATTCGGAGGATGACGCTGGAAGCGGACGAGTCGATGTTCTGGCATCGGGACCACTGCCACCGATTCACCGTGGTCGTACGGGGATCGATGCTGGGTATCCGGTTTCAGGACAGTGGCGAACAGATCAGCGTGCCCGTGCACCCCGGGCTTGCGGATTGGGACGCGCCCGAATCGCGGGTCCATCAGGCCAGAAACCTCGGCGATGAGGTCTATGAGGAGGTCGTGACCTTTTACCGGGACGTTGCCCGGCAGGATCCTCAGCCCTCTGTGCAGAGCCGGGTGATGATCTTCGGCAATTCCGGCTCGGGGAAATCCACCCTGGCCCGGACCCTTGCCGCGACTCACGATCTGGCGCACCTCGATCTCGACACCCTGGCCTGGCTGCCGGGCGACACACCGACTCGCGCACCCCGTGAACATTCCCAGGCCAGAATTGCGGAATTTCTGAATCAGCAGCCACGCTGGGTGATCGAAGGCTGCTACACAGACCTGCTCGAATTAGTCACCACTGAAACTGATCGAATGATCTTCCTGGATCTGCCGGAAACGGAGTGTGTGCGCAATGCCCGGAACAGACCCTGGGAGCCACACAAATATCCGAACAAGGCGGCACAGGATGCGAATCTCGGAATGCTGGTTGACTGGATCGGTCAGTATAGGGATCGGAGTGACACCTTTTCATGGGAAGCACATAAACAACTCTTCGACGCGTTCACAGGCAGCAAGGCCCGTTATCGGAATCCACCCGATGAGCGATAA
- a CDS encoding RDD family protein encodes MSGPAPAEADLGVRYVGFWVRLVATLIDSVLFLMIIFPAMYFIYGSEYFLGGEGAGGTWDVVFNYLLPIAATLLFWKYRSATPGKMIFGARIVDADTLGALSTKQMVIRYFAYIPSILALGLGFLWIAWDPRKQSWHDKLAGTLVVRSPNG; translated from the coding sequence ATGAGCGGCCCTGCGCCTGCCGAGGCTGACCTCGGTGTCCGATACGTCGGGTTCTGGGTACGACTTGTGGCCACGCTGATTGATTCCGTCCTGTTTCTGATGATCATTTTTCCGGCGATGTATTTCATCTATGGCTCGGAATATTTCCTCGGAGGTGAGGGTGCCGGCGGCACCTGGGACGTGGTTTTCAACTATCTGCTGCCGATCGCTGCCACGCTGCTGTTCTGGAAGTATCGTTCTGCCACCCCGGGAAAAATGATTTTCGGTGCACGCATTGTGGACGCGGACACCCTCGGTGCGCTGTCAACAAAGCAGATGGTCATTCGTTACTTTGCCTACATTCCGTCGATTCTCGCGCTCGGCCTCGGCTTTCTCTGGATCGCCTGGGATCCGCGGAAACAGAGCTGGCACGACAAACTGGCCGGCACACTGGTGGTGAGGTCCCCGAATGGATGA
- a CDS encoding VOC family protein, translated as MMALGELGQIALPVKDADRSGQFYGGALGLRELYRFGSLVFFDCAGVRLMLEGGDRPVEAAGGVCHYFKVDDIEASVADLKSRAVEFLDEPHCIAKMPDHELWMTFFKDPDGHMLALMEERR; from the coding sequence ATGATGGCACTGGGTGAACTGGGTCAGATTGCCCTGCCGGTTAAAGATGCCGACCGCTCCGGGCAGTTCTACGGTGGTGCTCTGGGTCTGCGGGAACTGTACCGCTTCGGCAGTCTTGTGTTCTTTGATTGCGCCGGGGTGCGGTTGATGCTCGAAGGGGGCGACCGACCTGTCGAGGCCGCGGGTGGTGTGTGTCACTATTTCAAAGTGGATGACATCGAAGCCAGTGTTGCGGATCTGAAGTCCCGGGCGGTCGAGTTTCTCGACGAGCCACACTGCATCGCGAAGATGCCCGATCATGAGTTGTGGATGACGTTTTTCAAGGATCCGGACGGACATATGCTGGCCCTGATGGAGGAGCGCAGATGA
- a CDS encoding VOC family protein: MKIGYLTLGTNDLERAGRFYDALFTELGARRLMTDERMLGWGHAPGQTMFSVITPFDERPASVGNGVMIALDVETPANVERIYAKALSLGATDEGHPHDRGSSMGFYGGYFRDLDGNKLVAYCLGYEP, from the coding sequence ATGAAAATCGGCTATCTCACACTGGGTACCAACGACCTGGAGCGCGCCGGGCGTTTTTACGACGCGCTGTTCACCGAGCTCGGCGCGCGCCGGCTGATGACCGATGAACGCATGCTCGGCTGGGGCCATGCACCGGGGCAGACCATGTTCTCGGTGATCACACCATTCGATGAACGGCCGGCGAGCGTGGGCAACGGAGTTATGATCGCCCTGGATGTGGAGACCCCTGCCAATGTGGAAAGGATCTACGCAAAAGCGCTCAGTCTTGGTGCGACGGATGAAGGCCATCCCCACGACAGGGGCTCCAGCATGGGATTCTACGGAGGTTACTTCCGGGATCTTGATGGCAATAAGCTCGTCGCCTACTGCCTGGGTTACGAACCCTGA